The Strigops habroptila isolate Jane chromosome 13 unlocalized genomic scaffold, bStrHab1.2.pri S16, whole genome shotgun sequence genome window below encodes:
- the UBE2G1 gene encoding ubiquitin-conjugating enzyme E2 G1 isoform X1, whose product MTELQSALLLRRQLAELNKNPVEGFSAGLIDDNDLSRWEVLIIGPPDTLYEGGVFKAHLTFPKAYPLRPPKMKFITEIWHPKVDKNGDVCISVLHEPGEDKYGYEKPEERWLPIHTVETLMIGVISMLADPNGDSPANVDAALPKHIQEYLPEKKRRKQSRWKRKKQNVKPCQHPK is encoded by the exons AGCTCAACAAAAATCCAGTGGAAGGCTTTTCAGCGGGCTTAATAGATGACAATGATCTTTCTCGATGGGAAGTCCTTATTATTGGTCCTCCAGATACACTATA TGAAGGTGGTGTTTTCAAGGCTCATCTTACTTTTCCAAAAGCCTATCCACTGAGGCCGCCAAAAATGAAATTCATCACGGAAATCTGGCATCCGAAGG TTGACAAGAATGGCGATGTCTGCATTTCAGTTCTTcatgagcctggagaagacaaataTGGCTATGAAAAACCTGAGGAACGCTGGCTTCCCATTCACACAGTGGAAACTCTAATGATTGGTGTTATTTCTATGCTGGCAGATCCCAATGGTGATTCTCCTGCTAATGTTGATGCAGCG ctTCCAAAACACATCCAGGAATACTTgcctgagaagaaaagaagaaaacagagccggtggaagagaaaaaaacaaaacgtCAAACCGTGCCAGCACCCaaagtga
- the UBE2G1 gene encoding ubiquitin-conjugating enzyme E2 G1 isoform X2, translating to MTELQSALLLRRQLAELNKNPVEGFSAGLIDDNDLSRWEVLIIGPPDTLYEGGVFKAHLTFPKAYPLRPPKMKFITEIWHPKVDKNGDVCISVLHEPGEDKYGYEKPEERWLPIHTVETLMIGVISMLADPNGDSPANVDAAIQEYLPEKKRRKQSRWKRKKQNVKPCQHPK from the exons AGCTCAACAAAAATCCAGTGGAAGGCTTTTCAGCGGGCTTAATAGATGACAATGATCTTTCTCGATGGGAAGTCCTTATTATTGGTCCTCCAGATACACTATA TGAAGGTGGTGTTTTCAAGGCTCATCTTACTTTTCCAAAAGCCTATCCACTGAGGCCGCCAAAAATGAAATTCATCACGGAAATCTGGCATCCGAAGG TTGACAAGAATGGCGATGTCTGCATTTCAGTTCTTcatgagcctggagaagacaaataTGGCTATGAAAAACCTGAGGAACGCTGGCTTCCCATTCACACAGTGGAAACTCTAATGATTGGTGTTATTTCTATGCTGGCAGATCCCAATGGTGATTCTCCTGCTAATGTTGATGCAGCG ATCCAGGAATACTTgcctgagaagaaaagaagaaaacagagccggtggaagagaaaaaaacaaaacgtCAAACCGTGCCAGCACCCaaagtga
- the UBE2G1 gene encoding ubiquitin-conjugating enzyme E2 G1 isoform X3 has protein sequence MTELQSALLLRRQLAELNKNPVEGFSAGLIDDNDLSRWEVLIIGPPDTLYEGGVFKAHLTFPKAYPLRPPKMKFITEIWHPKVDKNGDVCISVLHEPGEDKYGYEKPEERWLPIHTVETLMIGVISMLADPNGDSPANVDAAVASSILTRTYATG, from the exons AGCTCAACAAAAATCCAGTGGAAGGCTTTTCAGCGGGCTTAATAGATGACAATGATCTTTCTCGATGGGAAGTCCTTATTATTGGTCCTCCAGATACACTATA TGAAGGTGGTGTTTTCAAGGCTCATCTTACTTTTCCAAAAGCCTATCCACTGAGGCCGCCAAAAATGAAATTCATCACGGAAATCTGGCATCCGAAGG TTGACAAGAATGGCGATGTCTGCATTTCAGTTCTTcatgagcctggagaagacaaataTGGCTATGAAAAACCTGAGGAACGCTGGCTTCCCATTCACACAGTGGAAACTCTAATGATTGGTGTTATTTCTATGCTGGCAGATCCCAATGGTGATTCTCCTGCTAATGTTGATGCAGCG GTTGCCTCCTCTATATTAACCAGAACATACGCAACAGGGTAA